A section of the Pseudomonas lini genome encodes:
- the pseC gene encoding UDP-4-amino-4,6-dideoxy-N-acetyl-beta-L-altrosamine transaminase — MIPYGRQSLDQADIDAVVAVLQSDWLTQGPTIERFEQAMAERCQADFAVAVCNATAALHIACLAAGLGPGDRLWTTPNTFLASANCGRYCGAEVDFVDIDPLTWNLDAYTLASKLEIAERDGKLPKVLVAVAFSGQSCDMRMLAELAERYGFTVIEDASHAVGASYAGRAVGCGEFAAMTVFSFHPVKIITSAEGGMVLTNRPELAERLQRLRSHGMTRDPAQMTEPSHGPWYYQQVELGFNYRITDLQAALGLSQLNKLDGFIERRRELAARYERLLASLPLTLPCTQPEAESAWHLYVVRLQPERINLSHRQVFEGLRAAGVGVNLHYIPLHLQPYYRDLGFAEGDFPEAERYYAEAISLPLFPLLSDEQQDYVVEQLRRLILEE; from the coding sequence ATGATTCCGTATGGTCGGCAAAGTCTCGATCAGGCGGACATCGATGCGGTGGTTGCCGTGTTGCAGTCCGACTGGCTGACGCAAGGGCCGACCATCGAGCGTTTCGAACAGGCCATGGCCGAGCGTTGCCAGGCCGATTTCGCGGTGGCGGTGTGCAATGCCACGGCGGCGTTGCACATTGCCTGCCTCGCCGCCGGACTCGGGCCAGGCGATCGCTTGTGGACCACGCCGAACACCTTTCTGGCCTCGGCCAACTGCGGTCGCTACTGCGGCGCCGAGGTCGATTTTGTCGACATTGATCCGCTGACCTGGAACCTCGACGCCTACACTTTGGCGTCGAAGCTTGAGATCGCCGAGCGCGACGGCAAACTGCCGAAAGTGCTGGTGGCGGTGGCGTTCTCCGGACAGAGCTGCGACATGCGCATGCTCGCCGAACTGGCCGAGCGCTATGGTTTTACGGTGATCGAGGATGCCTCCCACGCGGTCGGTGCGTCTTATGCCGGGCGTGCGGTGGGTTGCGGCGAATTCGCGGCGATGACGGTGTTCAGTTTCCACCCGGTGAAGATCATCACCAGCGCCGAAGGCGGCATGGTGCTGACCAATCGCCCGGAACTGGCCGAGCGTTTGCAGCGCCTGCGCAGCCACGGCATGACCCGTGACCCTGCGCAGATGACCGAACCCAGCCATGGCCCCTGGTACTACCAGCAAGTAGAGCTGGGCTTTAATTACCGGATCACCGACCTGCAAGCGGCCCTCGGTCTGTCGCAGCTGAACAAGCTCGATGGTTTCATCGAGCGTCGGCGTGAACTGGCGGCGCGTTATGAGCGGTTGCTGGCGTCCTTGCCGCTGACCTTGCCCTGCACGCAGCCGGAGGCCGAGTCGGCATGGCATTTGTACGTGGTGCGCTTGCAGCCGGAGCGGATCAACCTCAGCCATCGACAGGTGTTCGAAGGCTTGCGAGCGGCCGGGGTGGGTGTGAACCTGCACTATATTCCGCTGCACTTGCAGCCGTATTATCGCGACCTGGGTTTTGCCGAGGGGGATTTCCCAGAGGCCGAACGTTATTACGCCGAGGCCATCAGCCTGCCGCTGTTTCCTCTGCTGAGCGATGAACAACAGGATTATGTAGTCGAGCAATTGCGACGACTGATCCTTGAGGAGTAG
- the pseF gene encoding pseudaminic acid cytidylyltransferase produces MSCVAIIPARGGSKRIPRKNLKPFDGVPMIVRSIRTALESNLFDQVVVSTDDEEIAEVARAHGAQVPFMRPATLADDFTGTAAVIVHALKQLPAFDYACCVYATAPLLQARYLRQGHELLVQHPDKSFAFSVAGFGFPVQRALTLDEQGALTSLYPEFRETRSQDLPEAFQDAGQFYWGRSEAWLRGDVLFSPASLPVILPRHLVQDIDTLEDWTRAEYLYAALKAGGELQ; encoded by the coding sequence TTGAGCTGCGTTGCGATCATTCCGGCCCGTGGTGGCAGCAAGCGAATCCCGCGCAAGAACCTCAAGCCGTTCGACGGCGTGCCGATGATCGTCCGTTCGATTCGCACGGCGCTGGAGTCGAACCTGTTCGACCAAGTAGTCGTCAGCACCGACGATGAAGAGATCGCCGAGGTCGCACGGGCCCATGGGGCTCAAGTGCCGTTCATGCGGCCCGCGACGCTTGCCGACGATTTCACCGGGACCGCAGCGGTGATCGTGCATGCCTTGAAGCAATTGCCAGCGTTCGACTATGCATGCTGCGTCTACGCGACGGCGCCGTTGTTGCAGGCGCGTTATCTGCGTCAGGGGCATGAGTTGCTGGTGCAGCATCCGGACAAGTCTTTCGCGTTTTCAGTCGCCGGTTTTGGCTTCCCGGTACAACGGGCCTTGACCCTCGACGAGCAGGGCGCCTTGACCTCGCTCTACCCGGAATTTCGCGAGACCCGTTCGCAGGATTTGCCCGAGGCCTTTCAAGATGCCGGCCAGTTCTACTGGGGGCGCAGCGAGGCCTGGTTGCGCGGCGATGTGCTGTTCTCGCCGGCAAGTCTGCCGGTAATTCTGCCGCGGCATCTGGTGCAGGATATCGACACGCTTGAGGACTGGACACGTGCCGAATACCTCTATGCCGCCTTGAAGGCTGGGGGTGAATTGCAATGA
- the pseG gene encoding UDP-2,4-diacetamido-2,4,6-trideoxy-beta-L-altropyranose hydrolase yields MRVLIRADASPTIGSGHIARCLTLARVLRKQGTHVAFACRVLPGHRLDSLQAEDFETFALPERYPDEDPQQAIESMLPWQADIAALGQALESHPAFDWIIVDHYGLDHHWQTAARRWAPRIAAVDDLATRQYSVDLLLNQNLSGTPEAYASLLTPDCQTLLGPRFALLRDEFCCSAIEIKPRARRVLVNFGGFDAAMQTHHAMLALADLHELEVDFVAGADNPAWEQMQALAAYRPNWRLHSFVSDFYRLMTEADLFIGAGGGTSWERAAMGLPTICIAVSNNQQANGEVMATSGAHVFLGNRERVSVEQLHQTIGFVVGNQGIRQSLAERSRQLVDGRGAQRVAAALAGAVLQVRQATQDDAQLLFDGRNAEAVRRWSLDTHVIDWQRHQAWLAVSLSNPRRLLLIAEADDGPVGVLRYDLDDARAEVSIYLFESRIGLGWGRALLARGEAFVTAYWPSLQAITAQVLPANQASLKVFREAGFTQSACAFTRVLKDHP; encoded by the coding sequence ATGAGGGTACTGATCCGCGCTGATGCATCGCCGACCATTGGCAGTGGCCATATCGCCCGCTGCCTGACCCTGGCCAGGGTATTACGCAAGCAGGGCACGCACGTTGCTTTCGCGTGTCGTGTGTTGCCGGGTCATCGGCTAGACAGTCTGCAGGCCGAGGATTTCGAGACTTTCGCGCTGCCGGAGCGCTATCCCGATGAAGACCCGCAGCAGGCCATCGAGTCGATGCTGCCGTGGCAAGCGGACATCGCTGCGCTGGGGCAAGCATTGGAAAGTCATCCAGCCTTCGACTGGATCATCGTCGACCACTATGGGCTCGATCACCATTGGCAGACCGCAGCCCGCCGTTGGGCTCCACGAATCGCGGCGGTGGACGATTTGGCCACTCGGCAATACAGCGTCGATCTGCTACTCAATCAAAATCTGTCTGGCACGCCAGAGGCTTATGCCTCACTGCTGACGCCCGATTGCCAGACCCTGCTCGGCCCACGATTTGCCCTGTTGCGCGATGAATTCTGCTGCTCGGCAATCGAAATCAAACCTCGAGCCAGGCGAGTGCTGGTGAACTTCGGCGGTTTCGATGCGGCCATGCAGACCCACCACGCGATGTTGGCACTGGCGGACCTCCATGAGCTGGAAGTCGATTTCGTGGCGGGTGCCGACAATCCAGCCTGGGAGCAGATGCAGGCTCTGGCGGCGTATCGTCCGAACTGGCGCTTGCACAGTTTTGTCAGCGACTTCTACCGGCTGATGACTGAGGCTGATCTGTTCATCGGTGCCGGTGGCGGTACCAGCTGGGAGCGGGCGGCCATGGGGCTGCCGACGATCTGCATTGCGGTCTCGAATAATCAGCAGGCCAACGGCGAGGTGATGGCGACCTCGGGGGCTCATGTGTTCCTGGGCAATCGCGAGCGGGTCAGCGTCGAGCAGTTGCATCAGACCATCGGTTTTGTCGTGGGCAATCAGGGGATTCGTCAGAGCCTGGCCGAACGTTCGCGGCAGTTGGTCGATGGCCGTGGGGCGCAGCGGGTGGCGGCAGCGCTGGCGGGGGCGGTGTTGCAGGTTCGCCAGGCCACTCAGGACGATGCGCAACTGTTGTTCGACGGGCGCAATGCCGAGGCGGTACGGCGCTGGTCGCTGGACACCCACGTCATCGACTGGCAACGCCATCAGGCCTGGCTGGCCGTGAGCCTGAGCAACCCGCGGCGGTTGCTGTTGATCGCCGAGGCGGATGACGGCCCGGTCGGTGTGCTGCGTTATGACCTCGACGATGCTCGTGCCGAAGTCTCGATTTATTTGTTCGAAAGCCGAATCGGCCTGGGTTGGGGCAGGGCGTTGCTGGCGCGGGGCGAAGCCTTTGTCACCGCTTACTGGCCGTCACTGCAAGCCATCACCGCTCAGGTGCTGCCGGCCAACCAAGCGTCGCTGAAAGTTTTCCGCGAGGCAGGTTTCACTCAGAGTGCTTGCGCGTTCACACGCGTTTTAAAGGATCACCCATGA
- the pseI gene encoding pseudaminic acid synthase has product MTSFKIGNRSIGADAPPFIIAEMSGNHNQSLDVALQIVEAAAKAGAHALKLQTYTAETMTLDLSEGEFFIKDPNSLWAGSSLYALYEKAHTPWEWHAPIFARAKELGMLAFSTPFDDTAVDFLESLDVPAYKIASFENTDLPLIRRVAATGKPLIISTGMASIAELDETVRAAREAGCKDLVLLKCTSTYPATPANSNVRTIPHLRELFGCEVGLSDHSMGVGVSVAAVALGATVVEKHFTLDRAAGGVDASFSLEPAELASLVIETERAWQAMGQVHYGVTEAERKSLVYRRSLYVTRDMVAGEPFTAANLRAIRPGLGLAPKHAETLLGRRARQAIKRGTPLDWSLVE; this is encoded by the coding sequence ATGACCAGTTTCAAGATCGGCAACCGCTCGATCGGTGCCGATGCGCCGCCGTTCATCATTGCCGAGATGAGCGGCAACCATAACCAGTCGCTGGACGTAGCACTGCAAATCGTCGAAGCCGCGGCCAAGGCCGGCGCGCATGCCTTGAAGCTGCAAACCTACACCGCCGAGACCATGACCCTGGACCTGTCCGAAGGCGAGTTCTTCATCAAGGACCCCAACAGCCTGTGGGCCGGTTCTTCGTTGTACGCGTTGTACGAGAAGGCCCATACGCCGTGGGAATGGCACGCGCCGATCTTTGCTCGGGCCAAAGAGCTGGGCATGCTGGCGTTCTCCACACCGTTCGATGACACCGCGGTGGACTTCCTCGAAAGCCTGGATGTGCCGGCCTACAAGATCGCCAGTTTCGAGAACACCGATCTGCCGTTGATCCGGCGGGTCGCTGCCACCGGCAAGCCGCTGATCATCTCCACCGGTATGGCCAGCATCGCCGAGCTCGATGAAACCGTGCGCGCCGCCCGTGAGGCCGGTTGCAAGGATCTGGTGTTGCTCAAATGCACCAGCACCTACCCGGCAACGCCGGCCAACAGCAATGTGCGCACGATTCCTCATCTGCGGGAGTTGTTTGGCTGTGAAGTCGGTTTGTCCGACCATTCGATGGGCGTCGGAGTGTCCGTCGCCGCAGTGGCGTTGGGGGCGACGGTGGTGGAAAAACATTTCACCCTCGACCGTGCCGCCGGTGGCGTGGACGCCAGTTTCTCCCTGGAACCGGCCGAACTCGCCAGCCTGGTGATCGAAACCGAACGTGCCTGGCAAGCCATGGGCCAGGTGCATTACGGCGTGACTGAAGCCGAGCGCAAGTCCCTGGTGTACCGCCGGTCGCTGTATGTCACCCGGGACATGGTCGCTGGAGAGCCTTTCACCGCCGCCAATCTGCGGGCCATCCGGCCAGGCCTGGGGCTCGCCCCCAAACACGCTGAAACCCTTCTGGGCCGCCGTGCCCGCCAGGCCATCAAGCGCGGAACCCCGCTGGACTGGTCGCTGGTCGAATAA
- a CDS encoding ketoacyl-ACP synthase III: MIGIKSIASYVPVAGVDNYAQGAKFEKDEEFILGKIGSAFLPRKDAGQETSDLCVEAVNALFANNPELKREAIDVLIVVTQNGDEEGLPHTAAIVQDKLGLPTTVAAFDISLGCSGYVYGIYAIKGFMEAAGLKNGLLVTADPYSKIVDPEDRNTTMLFGDAATATWMGEDAPWQLGKAKFGTDGSGAPHLKVSDGVFFMNGRQVFNFALLKVPAHLHELLADSGLTADDIDAFCIHQGSAAIVDAVARRFEGEPEKFIKDMVETGNTVSSSIPLLLEKHVLDSKWKRVALSGFGVGLSWGSAIIYRP, from the coding sequence ATGATTGGCATAAAGAGCATTGCGAGCTACGTTCCTGTAGCCGGCGTGGACAATTACGCACAAGGTGCAAAATTCGAAAAGGATGAAGAGTTCATCCTGGGCAAGATCGGTTCCGCCTTCCTGCCGCGCAAAGACGCCGGGCAAGAAACCTCGGACCTGTGTGTCGAAGCAGTCAACGCGCTGTTCGCCAACAATCCCGAATTGAAGCGTGAAGCCATCGACGTGCTGATCGTCGTTACCCAGAACGGCGACGAAGAAGGCCTGCCGCACACCGCCGCCATCGTTCAGGACAAACTGGGCCTGCCGACGACCGTGGCAGCGTTCGACATTTCCCTGGGCTGCTCCGGTTACGTCTACGGCATCTACGCCATCAAGGGTTTCATGGAAGCCGCGGGCCTGAAGAATGGCTTGCTGGTGACCGCCGATCCGTACTCCAAGATCGTCGACCCGGAAGACCGCAATACCACCATGCTCTTTGGCGATGCCGCCACCGCCACCTGGATGGGCGAAGACGCGCCATGGCAGTTGGGCAAGGCCAAGTTCGGCACCGACGGTTCTGGCGCGCCACACCTGAAGGTTTCCGACGGAGTGTTCTTCATGAACGGCCGTCAGGTCTTCAACTTTGCATTGCTCAAAGTGCCGGCGCATTTGCATGAGTTGCTCGCTGACTCGGGGCTGACGGCTGACGATATCGATGCCTTCTGCATTCACCAGGGCAGTGCGGCAATTGTCGATGCCGTGGCACGACGCTTCGAGGGCGAGCCCGAGAAGTTCATCAAGGACATGGTCGAAACCGGTAATACCGTGTCGTCGAGCATTCCGTTGCTGCTGGAAAAACATGTGCTCGATTCCAAGTGGAAGCGTGTGGCGCTCAGCGGTTTCGGTGTTGGTTTGTCTTGGGGTTCGGCGATCATCTATCGCCCTTGA
- a CDS encoding motility associated factor glycosyltransferase family protein: MSEFFQPNAELIQRRWPAVAERLLVEDPGPLQADLVEGLGSTLSINGIQLTSRHDRTREAQLQAESLPVDSPVLHVYGTGLGDLQLELLQRSELIQLHVHILNGAVFALVLQLLDQQPWLSDSRVQLHYAGDLAEICLPFFALPSELVLADDFNAKIRDRLISETHLTFNNREFDPDNPEIAARLLESVEQIRIDSDAAQLFATQAGQPMFVIATGPSLEQHFMTLRSIRGQTPRPLFVCVDTAYRPLIEHGIRPDVVVTIDQRISQRHLPPEDSANTTLVYMPLVDPVVLQAWQGKRYVAYSASPVFRDLREQLPRAGLFAGGSVIHPAVDLAVKMGASQITLFGADFAFPNNKTHAGWGDGDLGPQLGAARHWVLDGNGQRVKTQLNFRSYLCELERYIAAQSQVVFYNSSRAGAMIAGTTFHPEFSR; the protein is encoded by the coding sequence ATGAGCGAGTTTTTTCAACCCAATGCCGAACTCATCCAGCGTCGCTGGCCGGCCGTGGCTGAGCGTCTTCTGGTTGAAGATCCGGGACCGTTGCAGGCCGATCTGGTGGAAGGGCTTGGTTCGACCCTGAGCATCAACGGCATTCAGCTGACCAGTCGCCATGACCGCACCCGAGAAGCGCAACTTCAAGCCGAAAGCCTGCCGGTCGACAGTCCGGTGCTGCACGTTTACGGCACAGGGCTGGGTGATCTGCAGCTGGAACTGCTGCAACGTTCGGAGCTGATTCAGCTGCATGTACATATCCTCAACGGCGCCGTGTTTGCGCTGGTTTTGCAATTGCTCGATCAACAGCCGTGGCTCAGCGATTCGCGTGTCCAGCTGCACTACGCCGGTGACTTAGCTGAAATTTGTTTGCCGTTCTTTGCCTTGCCGTCCGAGCTGGTGCTGGCCGATGACTTCAATGCCAAGATCCGCGATCGCCTGATCAGCGAAACCCACCTGACGTTCAACAACCGTGAGTTCGATCCGGACAATCCGGAAATAGCGGCGCGCCTGCTGGAAAGTGTCGAGCAGATCCGCATTGATAGCGACGCCGCACAATTGTTCGCAACACAGGCTGGCCAGCCGATGTTTGTCATCGCCACCGGGCCGAGCCTGGAACAACACTTCATGACCTTGCGATCAATTCGCGGCCAGACCCCGCGACCACTGTTCGTTTGTGTCGATACCGCTTACCGGCCGTTGATCGAGCACGGCATCAGGCCGGATGTGGTCGTCACGATTGATCAGCGTATCTCGCAGCGCCACTTGCCACCCGAGGACAGCGCCAATACCACGCTGGTTTACATGCCGCTGGTGGACCCTGTCGTATTGCAGGCCTGGCAGGGCAAACGTTATGTCGCCTACTCGGCAAGCCCGGTTTTTCGGGATCTGCGCGAACAGCTCCCACGGGCCGGGCTGTTTGCAGGCGGTAGCGTGATTCATCCGGCGGTGGACCTGGCGGTGAAAATGGGCGCCAGTCAGATCACGCTGTTCGGGGCTGACTTCGCGTTCCCCAACAACAAGACCCATGCTGGCTGGGGTGATGGCGACCTCGGCCCCCAATTGGGCGCGGCTCGCCATTGGGTGCTGGACGGGAATGGGCAGCGGGTCAAGACACAGCTCAATTTCCGCAGCTACCTGTGTGAGCTGGAGCGCTATATCGCTGCGCAGTCACAAGTCGTCTTCTATAACAGCAGTCGGGCCGGGGCGATGATTGCCGGTACGACATTTCATCCGGAGTTCAGTCGATGA